A stretch of the Dehalococcoidia bacterium genome encodes the following:
- the sppA gene encoding signal peptide peptidase SppA — protein MNLPLPNRPRVAVVEMNGTIGGGVRSRSYAPLFKALREDRGVRALVLDIDSPGGSASESDYLYGQIRRAAARKPVIAFIRGTGASGAYFIACAGQRIIAQRSSIIGSIGVITIRPQVQELLEKIGVKVSVTATGPLKGMGLPFREESEQEKAKNEALVGAFFEHFIDVVAAGRKVSKETVRGWATGEVFWAPQALERGMVDELGDLEHAVAVAAKLVDISPKQAVTVRPKLPFPQRLLQRAAAASLNAARAEAERLFAARVEYR, from the coding sequence TCTGCCTTTGCCCAACCGGCCGCGTGTGGCCGTGGTCGAGATGAACGGTACGATCGGCGGCGGCGTGCGCTCGCGCAGCTATGCGCCGCTGTTCAAGGCATTGCGCGAGGACCGCGGCGTGCGGGCGCTGGTGCTCGACATCGATTCGCCGGGCGGCTCCGCCTCGGAGTCGGATTACCTTTACGGCCAGATCCGCCGCGCGGCGGCGCGCAAGCCGGTGATCGCCTTCATTCGCGGCACCGGCGCCTCGGGCGCCTACTTCATCGCCTGCGCCGGCCAGCGCATCATTGCGCAGCGCTCCAGCATCATCGGCAGCATCGGCGTGATCACGATCCGGCCGCAGGTGCAGGAGCTGCTGGAGAAGATCGGCGTCAAGGTCAGCGTCACGGCCACGGGCCCGCTTAAAGGGATGGGGCTGCCCTTCCGTGAGGAGTCGGAGCAGGAGAAGGCGAAGAACGAGGCGCTGGTCGGCGCCTTCTTCGAGCACTTCATCGACGTGGTTGCCGCGGGCCGCAAGGTGTCGAAGGAGACGGTGCGCGGCTGGGCCACCGGCGAGGTCTTCTGGGCGCCGCAGGCGCTGGAGCGCGGCATGGTCGACGAGCTGGGCGACCTCGAACACGCGGTCGCCGTGGCGGCGAAGCTGGTCGATATCTCGCCGAAGCAGGCGGTGACCGTGCGGCCGAAGCTGCCCTTCCCGCAGCGGCTGCTGCAGCGCGCCGCCGCGGCCTCGCTCAACGCCGCCCGCGCCGAGGCCGAGCGCCTGTTCGCAGCGCGCGTCGAGTATCGCTAA